The proteins below are encoded in one region of uncultured Eubacteriales bacterium:
- a CDS encoding hypothetical protein (Evidence 5 : No homology to any previously reported sequences), whose protein sequence is MRGARDTRSSLSARCCKLRRTMSLYGERFLNILANGGNDSLSGIVKYYNGRLAQCYG, encoded by the coding sequence ATGAGAGGAGCACGAGACACAAGGAGTTCCCTATCTGCGCGCTGTTGCAAATTAAGGAGAACAATGTCTTTATATGGCGAACGCTTTTTAAATATTCTAGCCAATGGAGGGAACGATTCCCTAAGCGGTATCGTCAAATATTACAACGGCAGATTAGCCCAATGTTATGGATGA
- a CDS encoding conserved exported hypothetical protein (Evidence 4 : Homologs of previously reported genes of unknown function): protein MWMRSRVIATFIAGISLIIAVSLAINGFVGYKQNAGGGITATGSATCEFSSDLIVWRGTFSAYGQSTTEAYEIIKKDASIIEEYLTAHNVPKESIVFSSVDISPNYRQIYNDYGNYIGSELDGYSLSQRLTIQSEDVDNIEVISRDITELIGSGVNFLSEAPEYYYTKLGELKLELIDAATKDAKARIDIMAEQAGGKVLKLLSATLGTFQITAQNSATDSYIAGGAFNTWSREKTMFISVKLHYALG, encoded by the coding sequence ATGTGGATGCGAAGCCGTGTTATTGCCACATTCATCGCAGGCATTAGCTTAATTATTGCCGTTTCTCTTGCTATAAATGGTTTTGTGGGGTACAAGCAAAATGCTGGCGGCGGCATTACCGCCACAGGATCGGCAACTTGCGAGTTTAGCTCGGATTTAATTGTGTGGCGGGGCACTTTTTCCGCTTATGGGCAATCTACCACAGAGGCGTATGAAATCATAAAAAAGGATGCCAGTATTATTGAAGAATATTTAACCGCACATAATGTGCCCAAAGAAAGCATTGTTTTTTCCTCTGTGGATATCAGCCCGAATTACCGGCAGATATATAATGATTATGGCAACTACATAGGCTCAGAGCTTGATGGATATTCTCTCAGCCAAAGGCTGACTATTCAATCGGAGGATGTGGATAACATTGAGGTCATCTCGCGCGATATTACGGAGCTGATCGGTTCGGGCGTTAATTTTCTCTCGGAGGCTCCCGAATATTATTATACCAAGCTTGGCGAGCTAAAACTGGAACTGATTGATGCCGCTACCAAGGACGCCAAGGCACGCATAGACATTATGGCGGAACAGGCGGGTGGAAAGGTGCTTAAACTGCTAAGCGCAACGTTGGGTACTTTTCAAATTACCGCGCAAAATTCGGCTACCGATTCTTATATCGCTGGTGGTGCCTTCAATACCTGGTCGCGCGAAAAAACCATGTTTATTTCCGTAAAGCTTCATTACGCGCTGGGATAA
- a CDS encoding conserved hypothetical protein (Evidence 4 : Homologs of previously reported genes of unknown function) produces MVQKEHSMYGVIDIGSNTMRLSIYSTTENSFRLLLNKKSMAGLAGFIDKKGRLSEEGVKKAVYVLKSFQHILENIGVEDTFVFATASLRNASNADEVLQTLRTHTGFEVDLISGEREALLDFMGATHLLSLEHGLLVDIGGGSTELAVYDRGCVEKAASISLGSLNLYTRFVKDILPTEKELEKIREAVKSELKKISLPGGNRLICGVGGSIRCACKLCNDIYALPEDNRVIDGKRLRNLLRRMGDERKFAVRSILRTAPDRIHTILPGMTLLELLADRFDCAEIQVSGYGVREGYLCSKLFGGEHHAGNNHSGATCGE; encoded by the coding sequence ATGGTTCAAAAAGAACATTCCATGTACGGCGTCATCGATATCGGCTCCAATACGATGCGCCTTTCCATTTACAGCACGACCGAAAACAGCTTTCGGCTCCTGCTCAATAAAAAGAGCATGGCCGGCCTCGCGGGCTTTATAGACAAAAAAGGCCGACTTTCTGAGGAGGGCGTTAAAAAGGCGGTCTATGTGCTGAAGAGCTTTCAGCATATCCTGGAAAACATCGGGGTGGAAGACACATTCGTCTTTGCGACGGCATCGCTGAGAAACGCCTCCAACGCGGATGAAGTGCTGCAAACACTCCGGACCCATACCGGTTTCGAGGTGGACCTCATCTCGGGCGAGCGGGAAGCCCTGCTCGACTTCATGGGCGCAACCCACCTCCTGTCCCTGGAGCACGGGCTTCTGGTCGACATCGGCGGCGGCAGCACCGAGCTGGCCGTCTACGACAGAGGGTGCGTGGAGAAGGCGGCCTCCATTTCCCTCGGCTCTCTCAACCTCTACACGAGATTTGTAAAAGACATCCTCCCCACGGAGAAAGAACTGGAGAAAATCAGAGAGGCTGTGAAAAGTGAGCTGAAAAAAATTTCCCTCCCGGGTGGGAATCGACTCATCTGTGGTGTGGGCGGCTCGATCCGCTGCGCTTGCAAGCTGTGCAATGATATTTACGCGCTGCCGGAGGACAACCGTGTTATCGATGGAAAACGGCTGCGCAATCTGCTGCGCCGGATGGGTGACGAGCGGAAATTTGCCGTGAGAAGCATCCTCAGAACGGCACCTGATCGCATCCATACCATCCTGCCGGGTATGACGCTTCTGGAGCTGCTGGCAGACAGATTCGACTGCGCGGAGATACAGGTTAGCGGCTACGGGGTACGAGAGGGCTACCTTTGCAGCAAACTGTTTGGAGGAGAACACCATGCCGGAAACAATCATTCTGGAGCGACCTGCGGCGAATGA
- a CDS encoding hypothetical protein (Evidence 5 : No homology to any previously reported sequences), with translation MPKGRIRTACAQTRAGESLIQNLSWLSTDFTKFLLLYDSGRVSQKHKIIFANCNMRYTL, from the coding sequence ATGCCAAAGGGTAGAATTCGCACGGCTTGCGCTCAGACAAGGGCAGGGGAGAGCTTGATTCAGAATTTAAGCTGGCTATCCACTGATTTTACAAAATTTTTACTGTTATACGATAGCGGCCGTGTTTCGCAAAAACATAAAATAATTTTTGCAAATTGTAACATGCGTTACACATTATAA
- the ppk gene encoding Polyphosphate kinase — translation MPETIILERPAANELCTQNRELSWLRFNERVLDEADDPGVPLLERLKFVSIFTSNLDEFFMIRVGSLFALSEMDENHYDNKTGMTPAEQLEHIYDYVRPLYRKKDAVYAKVKMELERQGIYPLDYRELTAHEVKFIKDIYKTSIKPILSPQIVDPHHPFPHLLSKELYIAALLRHKNSLILGLLPVPAVLPKITYLPGDALRYIPIEKIIYEFAGDAFGKYEILEKNCICVTRNADISLDEDAFEEFDDFRSQMKKLLRKRRSLSVVRLEANFPMSERFSSLLCDRLQIESRQIFVSYTALNLGYVFDIADKLSPAKRELHLYPELTPLPPVGLDPKQSLLRQVRQKDILLCYPYSSIDVFLQLVKEAAGDKIVISIKITIYRLAKRAKLVDYLCTAAENGKEVTVIMELRARFDELNNIDWSEKLEEAGCKIVYGFPEIKVHSKVCLITLKEKNGVSYVTQVGTGNYNEKTAGLYTDLSLITARPDIGADAAELFKNLLIGNVDGEYKSLLVAPASLKGPMLGLIEREIAKGKDGFIFIKINSLTDIDFIGKLAEASMAGVRVQLIIRGICCLLPGVPGRTDNVTVISIVGRFLEHSRVYCFGTGEDPQLYISSADLMTRNTERRIEVACPVLDQELKQQILQLLEAIWYDNVKARVLCPDGNYVKKIDNSSPVDSQMYCAQWFAEYGAKTAPKDSLWHRVLRRLSALVFS, via the coding sequence ATGCCGGAAACAATCATTCTGGAGCGACCTGCGGCGAATGAGCTCTGTACCCAGAACCGCGAGCTGTCCTGGCTCCGTTTCAACGAGCGCGTGCTGGATGAGGCGGATGATCCCGGAGTCCCTTTGCTGGAGCGGCTGAAATTCGTGTCCATCTTTACCAGCAATTTGGATGAGTTTTTTATGATCCGGGTGGGCAGTCTCTTTGCACTCAGCGAGATGGACGAGAACCACTATGACAACAAGACGGGGATGACTCCGGCAGAGCAGCTGGAGCATATATACGACTATGTCCGCCCGCTCTACCGAAAGAAGGACGCAGTATACGCGAAGGTCAAAATGGAGCTGGAGCGGCAAGGCATATATCCGCTGGACTATCGGGAGCTCACTGCTCACGAGGTTAAGTTTATCAAGGATATTTATAAAACGAGCATCAAGCCGATCTTATCCCCTCAGATCGTGGACCCCCACCACCCCTTCCCACACCTTTTAAGCAAGGAGCTCTATATCGCAGCGCTCCTTAGGCATAAGAACAGCTTGATCCTAGGTCTGCTGCCCGTCCCGGCGGTGCTGCCCAAGATCACCTACCTGCCGGGGGATGCGCTGCGCTACATACCGATAGAAAAAATCATCTATGAATTTGCGGGGGATGCCTTCGGAAAATACGAGATTTTGGAAAAGAACTGCATCTGCGTCACCCGTAACGCCGACATCAGCCTGGACGAGGACGCCTTTGAGGAGTTTGACGATTTCCGTAGCCAGATGAAAAAGCTTCTGCGCAAGCGCAGAAGCCTTTCTGTGGTGCGGCTGGAAGCCAACTTTCCCATGAGCGAACGGTTTTCAAGCCTTCTCTGCGACCGGCTCCAAATCGAGTCCCGGCAAATTTTTGTCTCTTACACCGCCCTGAACCTGGGGTATGTCTTTGACATTGCGGACAAGCTCTCCCCTGCGAAAAGGGAACTTCACCTCTACCCCGAGCTCACTCCGCTGCCCCCGGTGGGCTTGGACCCGAAACAAAGCCTGCTGCGGCAGGTTCGGCAGAAGGACATACTGCTCTGCTACCCTTACAGCAGCATCGACGTCTTCCTCCAACTCGTTAAGGAGGCCGCAGGGGATAAAATTGTCATCTCCATAAAAATCACTATCTACCGCCTGGCCAAGCGGGCCAAGCTGGTGGACTACCTCTGCACTGCCGCGGAAAACGGTAAGGAGGTCACCGTGATCATGGAGCTGCGGGCGCGGTTCGACGAACTAAATAATATCGACTGGTCGGAGAAACTTGAGGAGGCGGGCTGCAAAATCGTTTACGGCTTTCCCGAGATTAAGGTCCATTCCAAGGTCTGCCTCATCACCCTTAAGGAGAAAAACGGGGTGAGCTACGTCACCCAGGTGGGTACCGGAAACTACAACGAAAAGACCGCCGGGCTATATACCGACCTGAGCCTCATCACCGCCCGCCCCGACATCGGAGCCGACGCGGCGGAGCTCTTTAAGAACCTGTTGATTGGCAACGTCGATGGAGAATATAAGTCTCTGCTGGTGGCGCCCGCCTCCTTAAAGGGGCCTATGCTCGGGCTGATCGAGCGGGAGATCGCCAAGGGGAAGGATGGGTTCATCTTCATCAAAATCAATTCCCTTACCGACATTGATTTTATCGGGAAACTGGCGGAGGCATCGATGGCGGGTGTACGTGTACAACTCATCATCCGGGGCATCTGCTGCCTGCTGCCCGGAGTGCCGGGCAGAACCGACAATGTTACCGTCATCAGCATCGTAGGCCGTTTCTTAGAGCACTCAAGGGTGTACTGCTTTGGCACGGGAGAGGATCCGCAGCTTTACATCTCCTCCGCCGACCTGATGACGCGGAATACCGAACGGCGTATTGAGGTGGCCTGCCCAGTCCTGGACCAGGAGCTCAAGCAGCAAATCCTCCAGCTCTTGGAGGCTATATGGTACGACAACGTCAAGGCGCGGGTCCTGTGCCCAGATGGAAACTATGTCAAAAAAATCGACAACAGCTCACCGGTGGACTCCCAGATGTACTGCGCCCAGTGGTTTGCTGAGTACGGCGCAAAGACTGCACCCAAAGACTCCCTTTGGCACAGGGTCCTTCGCCGCCTCTCAGCCCTTGTCTTCTCTTAG
- a CDS encoding conserved hypothetical protein (Evidence 4 : Homologs of previously reported genes of unknown function) — MNKTYVLDTNVLIQSPLALLSFEENDVVLPIVCLEELDKLKSDDGERGGNARECIRFLERLRLSGDLLDGVPLPGGGQLRIEANHVNVPLPGDLPESKNDNRILKICKGLSDGGTRAILVSKDILVRLKAQMMGIAAEDFTTEQAPRLTEQYTGRAIIYTTDENLQVFKKKGLSPDKVYRMDGETRTPFFPIANQFVIIRSELSEKRTLLGRFDGKRIVPLESLKKEPFGIKPRNVGQRFMQEALMQDADTAPLVIVRGVAGTAKTFYALAVGLEKVMNGGDKEYRRILITRPNVQFDSDIGFLPGSEQEKIAPFLRPVIDNLEILVDRNEKERYQDELELSDKINELFSRGFIATEALNFVRGRTITKTYLIIDEAQNLTPKQAKGIVTRVGKGTKIVLLGDPEQIDHPFLDERTNGLSYAGERMKGSPLCFQLSMQPDECERSPLAFDAAGRM; from the coding sequence ATGAATAAGACCTATGTGCTAGACACGAACGTACTTATCCAATCGCCGCTGGCGCTTTTGTCCTTTGAGGAGAATGATGTGGTGCTGCCCATCGTCTGCCTGGAGGAGCTGGACAAGCTCAAGAGTGACGATGGCGAGCGGGGGGGCAACGCTAGGGAGTGTATTCGTTTCCTGGAAAGGCTGCGGCTGTCGGGAGATCTGCTGGATGGAGTGCCCCTGCCTGGCGGCGGGCAGCTGCGGATCGAGGCCAACCACGTCAACGTTCCCCTTCCGGGGGATCTGCCGGAGTCAAAAAACGACAACCGCATTTTAAAAATCTGCAAGGGCCTGTCCGACGGGGGCACGCGGGCCATTCTGGTCAGCAAGGATATCCTGGTGCGCCTGAAAGCGCAGATGATGGGCATCGCTGCGGAGGATTTCACCACAGAGCAGGCCCCGCGGCTCACTGAGCAGTATACCGGCCGCGCAATTATCTACACCACTGATGAAAACCTGCAGGTTTTCAAGAAGAAGGGCCTATCCCCCGACAAGGTCTACCGTATGGACGGCGAGACGAGAACTCCCTTTTTCCCCATTGCGAATCAATTCGTCATCATTCGCTCCGAGCTATCTGAGAAAAGGACGCTGCTGGGGCGCTTTGACGGCAAACGCATCGTGCCGCTGGAGAGCCTGAAAAAGGAACCCTTTGGCATCAAGCCCAGGAACGTGGGGCAGCGTTTCATGCAGGAAGCGCTGATGCAGGACGCGGATACCGCGCCACTGGTCATCGTCAGGGGCGTAGCGGGAACAGCCAAGACCTTCTATGCCCTTGCTGTAGGGTTGGAGAAAGTCATGAACGGCGGGGACAAGGAGTACCGCCGTATCCTGATCACCCGCCCCAATGTTCAGTTCGATTCAGACATCGGCTTTTTGCCTGGGAGCGAGCAGGAGAAAATCGCCCCTTTCCTGCGCCCGGTCATTGACAATCTTGAGATCCTTGTAGATCGCAACGAGAAGGAGCGCTACCAAGACGAGCTTGAGCTCTCGGACAAGATCAATGAGCTGTTCTCCCGCGGTTTTATCGCCACCGAAGCCCTCAATTTTGTGCGGGGGCGGACCATCACCAAGACATATTTGATTATTGACGAGGCGCAGAACCTCACCCCAAAGCAGGCCAAGGGTATCGTAACCCGGGTAGGCAAGGGGACCAAGATCGTACTGTTGGGCGACCCGGAGCAGATTGATCATCCTTTCCTGGACGAGCGCACCAACGGCCTCTCCTATGCCGGGGAGCGGATGAAGGGGAGCCCGCTGTGTTTCCAGCTATCTATGCAGCCCGACGAATGTGAGCGCTCCCCCCTGGCCTTCGACGCGGCGGGGAGGATGTAA
- a CDS encoding putative GCN5-related N-acetyltransferase (Evidence 3 : Function proposed based on presence of conserved amino acid motif, structural feature or limited homology) — MKSYTVEEVAFGSRRYKQTVLLRDKVMRKPLGLSINNDDLSSEEHATVLAVFDEDIILGMGVLVFNDNATAKVCFLCVDSDSQKGGIGRSLLEDIEKRSLQHGVKRICLESRVTAKDFYKKLGYHEYGDTYLMKEAPVEHIWMQKEL, encoded by the coding sequence ATGAAGTCCTATACCGTTGAAGAAGTGGCGTTTGGCTCAAGACGCTATAAGCAAACCGTCCTATTGCGAGACAAAGTTATGAGAAAACCTTTAGGCCTCTCAATTAATAACGATGACTTATCCTCTGAAGAACATGCTACTGTGCTTGCTGTTTTTGATGAGGACATAATTTTAGGCATGGGCGTTCTTGTTTTTAATGACAATGCAACTGCTAAAGTATGCTTTTTATGTGTTGACTCAGATTCGCAGAAGGGTGGTATTGGTCGCTCGCTCCTTGAAGATATCGAAAAGCGCTCATTGCAGCATGGCGTTAAAAGGATATGCTTAGAATCACGTGTAACGGCCAAAGATTTCTACAAAAAACTAGGTTATCATGAATATGGGGACACATATTTAATGAAAGAAGCCCCTGTAGAACACATCTGGATGCAAAAGGAACTATAA
- a CDS encoding hypothetical protein (Evidence 5 : No homology to any previously reported sequences) yields the protein MDGQASNPQNKYAHLESPDNEDKFFSIQVRRHRSGADLASLRFEKNGATVKVYTAKEKTFFIMSNMDDDYRRLWGDSHTMTIATIKASDLPRRLTEMLVTRHAY from the coding sequence ATGGATGGGCAGGCAAGTAACCCCCAAAATAAATACGCCCACCTTGAGTCGCCGGATAATGAAGATAAATTTTTTAGCATCCAGGTGCGGCGCCATCGCTCAGGAGCCGACCTGGCCTCGCTCAGATTTGAAAAAAATGGTGCGACTGTGAAGGTGTACACCGCGAAGGAAAAGACTTTCTTTATCATGTCCAATATGGATGACGATTACCGGAGGCTTTGGGGAGACAGCCACACCATGACCATTGCAACTATAAAAGCCTCTGATTTGCCCCGCCGCCTAACGGAGATGCTTGTAACCAGGCATGCCTATTAG
- a CDS encoding hypothetical protein (Evidence 5 : No homology to any previously reported sequences) codes for MQQICRLLPYFNLNQFTQFTNAYLKIFQFVVVIGRK; via the coding sequence ATGCAACAGATTTGCCGTCTTCTCCCCTATTTTAATCTAAATCAATTCACGCAATTTACCAATGCCTACCTGAAGATATTTCAATTCGTGGTGGTAATAGGCCGCAAATAG
- a CDS encoding hypothetical protein (Evidence 5 : No homology to any previously reported sequences), translating to MDYFSGQEMPGGVPDGPKAGRHIYLQQRKEKKMKIRIRKGLALFLAVTMITSILALPTLAAEQAAPKFPDAAGHWAESSVNRWADYGIVKGDEHGKVNPDAQLTRGELAQIFTNMFGLTAVAKNTYADLKGSEWYADAILKCTAAGIMQGDGTSSRASAPITRQEVMVMFGRAMGVTPPASPDLSRFTDAKKVADWATGYMAALAKLGIVTGSGNGSVAPTDNINRASLLALLDKAVAEYVTEPGKVSTNNTNGFVIVNVPGEGAVTLTGTISGVVVAAGTRKAEVAASDLTAATFKVDGTAALSVKSSSRLSNLTLNAPASVEIVGGSSISALVANASAEISNRGTISTFTANAAAKVTNRGSISKAQVNADGVILDGTRPTTVAVAAGTKNPTNSNGKEIKPGTVYNGGSSSQTYAELIPAILHDTRADILNAEAGTYVPDGSIISNFTVSNGAFTIDGNDSSATVTVSGAHLMLHQAGNSALGYWIGVGIPKVAGNTYAVGWGAAPDTITDFKATPDNQMTQNGRDYDTFYFGLTSDKKLGYIAVKNGDRTTVYTVDFGGVSLAPDTENMKTWVVKDKDSYNQLPSSYTKAYPWLETYDDESNPIGLPWLAVVYDSNVTGSFAFDIMKDNLPVNIQGGKTGTNTINKERYQLWHMATPAETEGKDYLEQNDPFGTYAVTLKKGGLSETKTAEYLNPAAEYVKVQFVDGSNPATVYQTINIKKDAAVGAPATPEKTGYTFDNWVTRSGVPETETVWDPRTLVTAATAIYAKWTATPYTISYNGIEGATHGNPASYTIEDAVTLKAPTARVGYDFDGWYNSEVKVTAISKGTTGNINLTAKWKQKVATTPEILKELLGVADITEITISSTIGSPEKYDIYTVDRAVTIKGGTVYGSFVVKADDVAFDGVTIYNKGDESGGEHRNGINAYTARLSVKNCIFYSGTEFANGLMILPSAKEVNYTITGNTFHGYKATVTTGEDSGKITWSSTAILITCNYPMPSKPFFGATGMSATETDMTNEKDLAIISGNQFVDCKNDYTRNKLGEKTEDTVIHCASNSATDNFRLSSGAEGSKFYVTGNVTRKSATTVPVGAELIVAKGKTLTIPADVTLTVDGTLTVNGTLTVNGTLVVNGTLTVTNTGALNGTGTFPQPQIRA from the coding sequence GTGGACTACTTTTCCGGGCAGGAAATGCCCGGCGGAGTTCCAGACGGTCCAAAAGCGGGCCGCCATATATATTTGCAGCAAAGAAAGGAGAAGAAAATGAAAATACGAATAAGAAAAGGTTTGGCACTGTTCCTAGCCGTCACAATGATTACCTCTATACTCGCCCTGCCCACACTGGCAGCGGAGCAGGCTGCCCCTAAATTCCCCGATGCCGCCGGGCACTGGGCTGAGAGCTCCGTCAACCGCTGGGCAGACTACGGCATCGTAAAAGGTGACGAGCACGGCAAGGTCAATCCCGACGCCCAGCTGACCCGCGGAGAGCTGGCGCAGATTTTCACGAATATGTTTGGCCTGACAGCCGTGGCGAAGAACACCTATGCCGACCTAAAGGGCAGCGAGTGGTACGCCGATGCAATCCTCAAGTGTACCGCGGCCGGCATCATGCAGGGCGACGGTACGAGCAGCCGGGCCAGCGCCCCCATCACCCGCCAGGAGGTGATGGTCATGTTTGGCCGCGCCATGGGAGTGACCCCCCCCGCGAGCCCTGATCTGAGCCGCTTTACCGACGCAAAAAAGGTCGCCGACTGGGCCACCGGCTATATGGCCGCCCTGGCCAAGCTGGGCATCGTCACCGGCAGCGGAAACGGCTCCGTGGCGCCCACTGATAATATCAACCGCGCCTCTCTGCTGGCCCTGCTGGACAAGGCCGTGGCCGAATATGTGACCGAGCCCGGTAAGGTCAGTACAAACAATACTAACGGTTTCGTCATTGTAAACGTCCCAGGCGAGGGGGCGGTCACGCTCACCGGCACGATTTCCGGCGTTGTCGTAGCCGCCGGCACGCGCAAGGCTGAAGTCGCCGCCAGCGACCTGACCGCAGCCACCTTCAAGGTAGACGGCACCGCCGCACTCTCCGTCAAGAGCTCCAGCAGGCTGAGTAATCTGACCCTCAACGCTCCCGCCTCCGTAGAGATCGTTGGAGGCTCCTCCATCAGCGCGCTGGTGGCCAACGCCTCCGCTGAGATTTCCAATCGTGGCACCATCTCCACCTTTACCGCCAACGCTGCGGCCAAGGTGACCAACCGAGGCTCCATTTCCAAGGCCCAGGTCAACGCCGACGGTGTCATCCTGGACGGCACCAGGCCCACAACCGTGGCTGTGGCCGCGGGCACCAAGAATCCCACCAACTCCAACGGCAAGGAGATTAAACCGGGCACCGTGTACAACGGCGGCTCCTCCAGCCAAACTTACGCCGAGTTGATTCCCGCAATTCTGCACGATACCCGCGCGGATATTTTAAACGCTGAGGCAGGCACCTATGTCCCTGACGGGAGCATCATCAGCAACTTCACCGTGTCCAACGGCGCGTTCACTATCGACGGCAATGATAGCTCCGCAACTGTCACGGTCAGCGGCGCGCACCTGATGCTGCATCAGGCGGGCAACAGTGCTTTGGGCTACTGGATTGGCGTTGGCATTCCTAAGGTCGCGGGGAATACGTACGCTGTTGGCTGGGGCGCGGCCCCTGACACGATTACCGATTTCAAAGCTACACCCGACAATCAGATGACCCAGAACGGCAGGGATTATGATACCTTCTACTTTGGCCTTACCAGTGATAAAAAGCTGGGCTATATCGCCGTGAAGAACGGCGACAGGACCACCGTTTATACCGTTGACTTTGGGGGTGTCTCTCTGGCTCCCGACACGGAGAATATGAAGACTTGGGTCGTGAAGGACAAGGACAGCTACAATCAGCTTCCGTCCAGTTACACCAAGGCGTACCCGTGGCTTGAGACATATGACGACGAGAGCAATCCCATCGGACTGCCCTGGCTTGCTGTTGTATATGATAGCAATGTGACCGGTAGCTTTGCTTTCGACATCATGAAAGACAATCTTCCTGTAAACATCCAGGGTGGTAAGACTGGTACGAACACCATCAATAAAGAGCGCTATCAGCTTTGGCATATGGCCACCCCTGCTGAGACGGAGGGCAAGGATTATCTGGAACAGAATGACCCGTTTGGCACCTATGCCGTTACCCTGAAGAAGGGCGGCCTGTCCGAGACCAAGACGGCAGAGTATCTTAACCCCGCTGCGGAATACGTCAAAGTGCAATTTGTGGATGGCAGCAACCCCGCCACGGTGTACCAGACGATCAACATTAAGAAGGATGCCGCTGTGGGCGCACCCGCCACTCCTGAGAAAACCGGCTATACCTTTGATAACTGGGTGACGAGGAGCGGTGTACCAGAAACCGAAACCGTATGGGATCCCAGAACCTTAGTTACCGCCGCTACTGCCATTTACGCCAAGTGGACTGCCACACCGTACACCATCAGCTACAATGGCATTGAAGGCGCGACCCATGGGAATCCTGCCTCGTATACGATTGAAGATGCTGTCACGCTGAAAGCCCCCACCGCCAGAGTGGGCTATGATTTTGACGGCTGGTACAACAGCGAGGTCAAAGTCACCGCGATTTCCAAGGGGACTACCGGCAACATCAATCTGACCGCCAAGTGGAAACAGAAGGTGGCGACGACTCCTGAGATACTGAAGGAACTGCTTGGTGTGGCGGATATCACCGAAATCACCATCAGCAGCACCATCGGTTCTCCCGAGAAGTATGACATCTACACCGTCGACCGCGCTGTGACCATTAAGGGAGGCACTGTGTACGGCTCCTTTGTCGTGAAGGCTGACGATGTGGCCTTTGATGGCGTGACCATCTACAACAAGGGCGACGAATCCGGTGGCGAGCACCGCAACGGTATTAACGCCTATACCGCCCGCCTGAGCGTCAAAAATTGCATCTTTTACTCGGGCACTGAGTTCGCAAATGGCCTGATGATTCTGCCCAGCGCCAAAGAAGTGAACTATACCATTACCGGTAATACTTTCCACGGTTACAAGGCAACCGTTACTACCGGAGAGGACAGCGGAAAAATCACTTGGTCCAGCACCGCCATTCTCATCACTTGCAACTACCCAATGCCCAGTAAGCCTTTCTTTGGGGCAACCGGGATGAGCGCGACGGAAACCGATATGACAAACGAGAAGGACTTAGCAATCATCAGCGGAAATCAGTTTGTCGACTGCAAAAACGATTATACTCGCAACAAGCTGGGCGAGAAGACCGAGGACACTGTGATTCACTGTGCCTCCAACTCCGCCACCGATAACTTCCGTCTGTCCTCCGGCGCTGAGGGCTCCAAATTCTATGTGACCGGCAACGTGACCCGCAAGAGCGCCACTACGGTTCCTGTAGGCGCTGAGCTGATCGTGGCCAAGGGCAAAACTCTCACCATCCCCGCAGATGTAACCCTGACCGTAGACGGTACTCTGACCGTAAATGGCACCCTGACTGTGAATGGCACACTGGTCGTGAACGGCACCCTCACTGTGACTAATACCGGAGCTTTGAACGGAACCGGTACGTTCCCCCAGCCCCAAATCCGCGCATAG
- a CDS encoding hypothetical protein (Evidence 5 : No homology to any previously reported sequences), which produces MAPHLDAKKFIFIIRRLKVGVFILGVTCLPIHTPTSFLFIYVRYIQKRTSFSKLFYIQRAFLPVYF; this is translated from the coding sequence ATGGCGCCGCACCTGGATGCTAAAAAATTTATCTTCATTATCCGGCGACTCAAGGTGGGCGTATTTATTTTGGGGGTTACTTGCCTGCCCATCCATACTCCGACCTCCTTTCTCTTTATATATGTACGCTACATCCAAAAACGGACATCATTTTCAAAATTATTTTATATTCAGAGAGCTTTTCTCCCGGTTTATTTCTGA